One genomic region from Branchiostoma lanceolatum isolate klBraLanc5 chromosome 7, klBraLanc5.hap2, whole genome shotgun sequence encodes:
- the LOC136437795 gene encoding uncharacterized protein encodes MVSELLKSPIKKFDPSCSKSAIDDTAVLILEEDTTVTDGMEKEENDEEIILSHASQGSSITPSPREGKSDLQVKDGSDHSISSEPASVDDDDPSISPPSPVIEQLHDTDRSTPNTASNDSTAWVLGELEDLEVSPEIPPLSKDGDTKDASQDLPKQPSICDVSSILEKEMIPSSQGSNREFDSGESSDSNMGMLRLSPSGKSGINVSQSQSENDVENKDVETPLSQNSTGSDFGFSGIVPFVASPTGSQEDSSEALYSKVVAEIQANEDIEETPTHFGIQDQEDARDDNVTTGLKKSVTFEVKDSGLDTDSKENDDLSRDDLGDNFSDRDSRFMVSDSIDYRADDDNYSSDSESSSSDEENPRNDGGAGLGLHLSDSEGEAEERRHSSQSVSLHQEHSSFGHHVKDQSKDVTELPEESNEGKKENEFSDSTDIEDVLSDNFQETSTQLAKSEDGRKEVLQLEEKPADETSLSKDLPSQDASTGKLHNISEDEEEYVAKARSEEGRKEVLQLEEMPADDTSSSKDMPSQDAGTGKLPHTSEDEEDVAKDMESEQQMVTSEGITMEMESSSSQDQLNQDGESDSEHDISKPHTSQAEESRPKRQHNAESEDESANETLLCADNVKMHSHVQEENPVIDGQPCVGGVVVMPSAKRPHDENDAALPHNKRLHLDAQLEETDNTEAEECTLMDVASEECENIPEYSPCATDENSDVQCKVTKNDTAHLEQKSLPLILVKSRAECVRDVVLDFFAHHFFVYNMSSKLDMMAEDARKQKVAEEVKTFFASGVWKEQPTTRPKDDSVEPTSEITSDNNSSAKEEEVLTCENIQSLEVDKRKVIEDAVYDFFKMKNFAATKKLDSVTEDTGETETKAQMLPNKRRNNEEQMLENAPKAKRQRLQEVSKQADDLSSKNTPKVNRQELREASQYPDVGRNTTVEVNSSREDVSLSENQDCKTFADIQEDSINCEVKANQDKRNPTLAEDQQVETKEAVSCLNNKDLETFKTNNKDSKEIDVPEEMSVTVEEESNNKDGHELETSTEQMDIHPEQHNDKEIVDIQDRVHIEVCLATESDSKASEHVEVATEDEKNSCLSSVSLSAEENIETSEESIEESPAQASEEEEMVTKNLSQEDLSENAPLTASPKCQTSDTANDKDFDEIIPDTASSGSPNKIKDGQCQDLTEVPSKGNDEMLLSKSPAIEETSLEKPCSRSPVDNSTSSDSKESGQTSQDNKVTEECNDVVEQEDSETDNNSESSLPSLDGYSDSESDRDSNYSENDRFLSSNSMEYGAESMQYGAESLEYGAEFDSDENMDESDQDDEEDDSSEDEEDDDATSEEDEDDDKDSYSSAPESPTSCTAVKTNASSKDSRDTEQELSVESSKATTSDKLGDANEDVTKVTEKQSNEMSLEGLSCDFDDDDEFSAPHINIDDIDFDDDNFDDPSMQTGSNLHSPVTNLSLGKDVSSQEKRDKAAGMPELEKSKKMANVAPTGDNLGLRTSRDSAGNTATKPPANKPTNVSSGKETTDKTLGVGEDKENPVAQTTEETPGVLPTNAGRTRRRLVDTPGKVTTDNAPRYMEQCQTILASLQGALDREPSLKDISRVQAWKKEAAKLGEKMSLPETIIAVVGDTGAGKSSLMNALLDHSSVLPTSGMRACTAVVVEVSNNDKNKNYEAQVEFLSRKEWDDELRLLLTDLIGEDGKAKRKPDPQSEAGIAWSKIKAVYGRVESYDILSKLPHVRHLLGSTKHISKSRAREFRSEIDRYVDSMDAPPARGPGSRDKSGGQLWPIVKRVKVQIPNCDVCSSGAILVDLPGVRDSNAARDNIAKQYFKNCNAIWIVASIHRAVDDKTAKELLGEGFRRQLLMDGQYGSIAFICTKTDDLRCSEIIRALNLEEEVEQLENEINALEMEKMSLTEEMESLREEEEVTDEELSVIQQKVNDLKEKVFKLEQALEPIDESSDEEVIVDDDDRVKLNSLRTSMEDRQQIEQETKTSLKEIRSQIADKEKEMAGIERQVSKKQKQMSVMCAKARNQYSQTQIRADFKAGIREMKRKAGMMGEDADSDDDDDDEAGDQDEEDIARGLKVFTVSSTEYLKLTNKLTRDGPAQVFSNVNDTQIPALRDFVHEITNVRRESGTEKLIRSLGSFVSDIASYLLDEGTKNHGTRMSAKSIFEHHLGQLKTSLQPVLGTLQTDVDRSISICIHPKLKEGVQAAATMCQAVAKKWGAPTCKENRQAGGLHYSTYKATVRRSGVYKSPTYGPIDMNEDLSSPLYNTITISWQKVFDNGTLFFTLDNCKHSILSTLKEFLLKLRTELQALGMDADRVNRVGQQQLNSTKMRLDNALAELKEFITAQQREISRVMTPAVQNRMEPAYETCTNERGPGSFNRMRNHMDVHVVYEKDIMFDQASQVLLKQLADLEVDIVARMQVLCDQLCADLAVLYEPFWEAPVHCTILKKHLMDDMLAIHGKVKSLFKEAELKDLPPLPEPAPQPAVINQSATGTGYSLMNTPGSSYTSTGATPIGSNPVTMVTPTQSLTLRMKHEMMDTHSYGGATPTTHRYQFGGATPTTHEFGVRPQPAGAMTGTRSGPSSIGVRNPVTGRFQSHQASASTYTSQPRVKREESPQVGYLGAFTPLLNPTAINQFRKRTLQGMTGSGNSQATVPPVLKKVKTEEGCFVTMMGQGGQVLRFPVVQTATQVQHNSSCQHSQHTGAAASPFMHRAATPASSQSLPTTTKGSYGGNTGKLPSTQGFASAKSGNTSASTYSTGKSVTSQGLSSAKAKVTSSKSQTQSSSSGRTGLVGKKTPKKGGKGKGSRVIPATVPAARQQVRPAVRVKQEPRSPLRENQRTKKRKFQPDEIIDLTLDD; translated from the exons ATGGTGTCGGAACTGTTGAAATCACCTATTAAGAAATTTGACCCATCGTGTAGTAAGTCAGCCATAGATGACACAGCTGTGCTCATACTAGAAGAAGATACGACAGTGACTGATGGAATGGAGAAGGAAGAGAATGATGAAGAGATCATCTTGTCACATGCTTCTCAAGGCAGCAGCATCACTCCCTCCCCAAGAGAAGGCAAAAGTGACCTCCAAGTGAAAGATGGATCTGATCATTCCATCTCAAGTGAGCCTGCTagtgtggatgatgatgatccaaGCATCTCACCTCCTAGCCCTGTTATAGAACAACTACATGACACTGATAGGAGCACACCAAACACAGCTTCCAATGACAGCACTGCTTGGGTCTTAGGGGAACTTGAGGATCTTGAAGTGTCACCAGAGATTCCTCCTCTCTCTAAAGACGGCGACACAAAAGACGCATCTCAAGATTTGCCAAAGCAGCCATCTATCTGTGATGTTTCTAGCATCCTAGAGAAAGAGATGATACCATCAAGCCAGGGTTCAAACAGAGAATTTGACAGTGGAGAATCATCTGACAGCAATATGGGAATGCTAAGACTTAGCCCAAGTGGCAAAAGTGGCATTAATGTTTCACAGTCACAGAGTGAGAATGATGTAGAAAACAAAGACGTTGAGACTCCACTGAGTCAGAACTCCACGGGTAGTGACTTTGGGTTTTCGGGAATAGTACCGTTTGTAGCTTCCCCAACTGGGAGTCAGGAAGACAGCAGTGAAGCTCTATACAGTAAAGTCGTTGCAGAGATACAAGCAAATGAAGACATCGAAGAAACACCCACGCACTTCGGGATTCAAGATCAAGAAGATGCTAGAGACGACAACGTCACTACAGGCTTGAAGAAGTCAGTGACCTTCGAAGTAAAAGATTCTGGTTTGGACACAGATTCGAAGGAAAATGATGATTTGAGCAGGGATGATTTGGGAGACAACTTCAGTGACAGAGACTCGAGGTTCATGGTCTCAGACTCCATCGACTACAGAGCAGACGATGACAACTATTCCAGTGACAGTGAGAGCTCCAGTTCTGATGAAGAGAACCCCAGGAATGATGGAGGGGCTGGCCTAGGGTTACATCTGTCTGACAGTGAAGGGGAGGCTGAAGAGAGGAGGCACAGTAGCCAGTCTGTTTCACTGCACCAGGAACATTCCAGTTTTGGTCACCACGTAAAAGATCAAAGCAAAGATGTCACTGAGCTTCCAGAAGAGAGCaatgaaggaaagaaggaaaatgaGTTCTCAGACTCTACAGATATTGAAGATGTACTATCAGACAACTTCCAAGAGACAAGTACCCAACTTGCTAAATCTGAAGATGGGAGGAAAGAAGTTCTCCAACTCGAAGAAAAACCTGCTGATGAAACAAGTTTGTCAAAAGATTTGCCAAGTCAAGATGCAAGCACTGGAAAGCTTCATAACATCagtgaagatgaagaagaatatGTTGCCAAGGCTAGATCTGAAGAGGGGAGGAAAGAAGTCCTTCAACTCGAAGAAATGCCTGCTGATGATACAAGTTCATCAAAAGATATGCCAAGTCAAGATGCAGGGACTGGAAAACTTCCTCACACCagtgaagatgaagaagatgttGCCAAGGACATGGAATCAGAGCAACAAATGGTAACATCAGAAGGAATCACCATGGAGATGGAAAGTTCATCTTCACAGGACCAGCTGAATCAAGATGGGGAGAGTGACAGTGAACATGACATTTCAAAGCCACATACCAGTCAAGCTGAGGAGTCAAGGCCAAAGAGACAGCACAATGCTGAATCTGAAGATGAGAGTGCCAATGAGACACTGTTGTGTGCAGATAATGTCAAAATGCACAGCCATGTTCAAGAGGAAAACCCTGTAATAGATGGTCAGCCTTGTGTAGGTGGGGTTGTAGTCATGCCAAGTGCAAAAAGGCCACATGACGAGAATGATGCAGCACTGCCACACAACAAGAGACTGCATCTGGATGCACAGCTTGAAGAGACAGATAATACTGAGGCTGAAGAGTGTACCTTGATGGATGTCGCATCTGAAGAATGTGAAAACATACCTGAGTATTCACCATGTGCCACAGATGAAAACTCTGATGTGCAATGtaaagtaactaaaaatgacaCAGCACACTTAGAGCAGAAGTCTTTACCACTCATCCTAGTTAAAAGCAGAGCTGAATGTGTGAGAGATGTGGTGCTAGATTTCTTTGCTCACCATTTCTTTGTCTACAACATGTCCTCAAAGTTAGACATGATGGCGGAAGATGCCAGAAAACAGAAAGTAGCAGAGGAGGTGAAAACGTTCTTTGCAAGTGGTGTCTGGAAAGAACAGCCCACAACCAGACCAAAAGATGACTCTGTTGAACCAACGTCAGAGATTACATCAGACAATAACTCTAGTGCCAAAGAGGAAGAAGTTCTTACTTGTGAGAATATTCAAAGTCTTGAGGTAGACAAGAGAAAAGTTATTGAAGATGCTGTGTATGATTTCTTTAAGATGAAGAACTTTGCAGCAACGAAAAAGCTGGACTCAGTAACAGAAGACACTGGTGAGACTGAAACTAAAGCGCAAATGCTGCCAAACAAAAGGCGCAACAATGAAGAACAAATGCTAGAAAATGCACCCAAGGCAAAGAGACAAAGGCTGCAGGAGGTATCAAAGCAGGCGGATGATCTGAGTAGTAAGAATACACCAAAAGTAAACAGGCAAGAACTTCGGGAGGCATCACAATATCCTGATGTTGGTAGGAATACAACAGTAGAAGTCAACAGTAGCCGGGAGGATGTCTCTCTATCAGAAAACCAAGACTGCAAGACCTTTGCTGACATCCAGGAAGACAGCATAAACTGTGAGGTCAAGGCCAACCAAGATAAACGAAACCCAACACTTGCAGAAGATCAACAGGTTGAGACCAAAGAAGCAGTAAGTTGTCTGAATAACAAAGATCTTGAAACATTcaagacaaacaacaaagacagcAAAGAGATAGATGTACCTGAAGAGATGAGTGTAACTGTGGAAGAAGAGAGCAACAACAAAGATGGACATGAACTTGAGACATCTACAGAACAGATGGACATACACCCAGAGCagcataatgataaagaaatagtAGATATACAAGACAGAGTGCATATTGAGGTATGTTTAGCAACAGAAAGTGACTCAAAGGCTTCAGAGCATGTAGAAGTAGCCACTGAAGATGAGAAAAACAGCTGCCTTTCCTCAGTGTCTCTTTCAGCTGAAGAAAATATTGAGACATCAGAAGAAAGTATTGAGGAAAGTCCTGCACAGGCCAGTGAGGAAGAAGAAATGGTTACTAAGAATCTGTCACAAGAAGACCTCTCAGAAAATGCCCCTTTGACAGCTAGCCCCAAGTGTCAAACCTCAGACACTGCAAATGACAAGGACTTTGATGAAATCATACCAGATACTGCTAGTTCTGGTTCTCCCAATAAGATAAAAGATGGGCAATGTCAGGATTTGACTGAAGTGCCAAGCAAAGGAAATGATGAAATGTTGCTGTCAAAGTCACCAGCAATTGAGGAAACAAGCCTCGAAAAGCCATGTAGCAGATCGCCAGTAGACAACAGTACTTCTAGTGACAGTAAAGAGTCTGGTCAGACTTCTCAAGATAACAAAGTAACAGAAGAGTGCAATGATGTTGTCGAGCAAGAAGACTCTGAGACGGACAACAATTCTGAGTCGTCTCTTCCCTCGCTGGATGGTTATTCTGACTCAGAGTCTGACAGGGATTCTAACTACTCTGAGAACGACAGGTTTCTATCCTCAAACTCCATGGAATACGGAGCTGAGTCCATGCAATATGGAGCTGAGTCCCTGGAATATGGAGCTGAGTTTGACAGTGATGAAAATATGGATGAGAGTGATCAAGAtgatgaggaagatgacagcagtgaagatgaagaagatgatgatgccACCAGTGAAGAAGACGAGGATGATGATAAAGACAGCTACTCCAGTGCCCCAGAGTCACCAACAAGTTGTACTGCAGTGAAGACCAACGCTTCATCAAAGGATAGTCGTGATACTGAACAGGAGTTATCTGTAGAGTCGTCCAAGGCTACAACGTCTGATAAACTAGGAGACGCTAATGAAGATGTTACCAAGGTGACTGAAAAGCAAAGTAACGAGATGTCCCTGGAGGGTCTAAGCTGTGACTTCGATGATGACGATGAGTTTAGTGCGCCACACATCAACATTGATGACATTGACTTTGATGACGACAATTTCGATGATCCATCCATGCAGACAGGCTCCAATCTGCATTCTCCTGTAACTAACCTCAGTCTAGGAAAAGATGTCTCATCTCAAGAAAAGAGAGATAAGGCAGCTGGAATGCCAGAACTTGAGAAGAGTAAGAAGATGGCAAATGTTGCACCAACGGGGGACAACCTTGGCCTTAGAACAAGCCGGGACAGTGCAGGAAACACAGCAACAAAACCTCCAGCTAATAAGCCAACAAACGTATCATCTGGGAAGGAGACAACGGACAAAACCCTGGGTGTAGGAGAGGATAAAGAAAACCCAGTAGCGCAGACGACTGAAGAAACACCAGGTGTGCTGCCAACAAATGCGGGAAGGACCAGACGACGCCTAGTGGACACTCCAG GAAAGGTGACCACAGACAACGCACCAAGATACATGGAGCAGTGCCAAACCATCCTGGCCAGTCTACAGGGGGCCTTGGACAGGGAGCCCAGCTTAAAGGACATATCCAGGGTGCAGGCATGGAA GAAGGAGGCTGCGAAGCTTGGTGAGAAGATGTCCCTGCCTGAGACCATCATCGCGGTGGTTGGTGACACCGGCGCGGGGAAGAGCAGCCTGATGAACGCCCTGTTGGATCATTCCTCTGTCCTCCCCACCTCCGGGATGCGCGCCTGCACGGCTGTCGTGGTCGAGGTCTCCAACAACGATAAGAACAAAAACTATGAGGCTCAAGTTGAGTTTTTGTCCAGGAAG GAGTGGGACGATGAACTCCGTCTGCTACTGACAGACCTGATAGGAGAGGACGGTAAGGCCAAAAGGAAACCCGACCCCCAGTCTGAGGCTGGCATAGCCTGGAGCAAGATTAAGGCCGTGTATGGTAGAGTGGAGTCATACGACATTCTCTCCAAGCTACCTCATGTACGACATCTGCTTGGGTCCACCAAGCACATCTCAAAGTCAAGG gCAAGGGAGTTCCGAAGTGAAATTGACAGGTATGTCGACTCCATGGATGCCCCTCCCGCCAGAGGGCCCGGGTCACGGGACAAGTCAGGTGGTCAGCTCTGGCCAATCGTGAAGAGGGTGAAAGTTCAGATTCCCAACTGCGATGTGTGCAGTAGTGGTGCCATCCTGGTGGACCTGCCGGGGGTCAGGGACTCCAATGCTGCCAGGGATAACATTGCCAAACAG TACTTCAAAAACTGCAATGCCATCTGGATTGTGGCGAGCATCCACAGAGCAGTGGACGACAAGACAGCCAAAGAGCTGCTGGGGGAAGGATTCCGCAGACAGCTGCTGATGGACGGCCAGTACGGCAGTATTGCCTTCATCTGTACCAAGACTGACGATCTCAGGTGTTCAGAGATCATCAG AGCCCTGAATCTAGAAGAGGAAGTGGAGCAACTAGAAAATGAGATCAATGCTCTGGAGATGGAAAAGATGTCGCTTACAGAGGAGATGGAGTCACTCAGAGAGGAGGAAGAGGTGACAGATGAAGAGCTGTCAGTCATCCAGCaaaaggtcaacgacctgaagGAGAAAGTATTTAAACTGGAGCAGGCTTTAGAGCCTATTGATGAATCATCTGATGAG GAAGTGATAGTTGATGATGACGACAGGGTGAAATTGAATAGTCTGAGGACCAGTATGGAGGACAGACAGCAGATAGAGcaggaaacaaaaacaagcctGAAAGAAATAAGATCACAAATAGCTGACAAAGAGAAAGAG ATGGCTGGTATTGAGCGCCAGGTTTCCAAGAAACAGAAACAGATGTCAGTGATGTGTGCTAAGGCCCGTAACCAGTACTCCCAGACTCAGATCAGGGCCGACTTCAAGGCTGGGATTAGG GAGATGAAGAGAAAGGCTGGGATGATGGGAGAAGATGCTGAcagtgatgacgatgatgatgatgaggcaGGTGACCAGGATGAGGAAGACATCGCCAGAGGACTGAAAGTCTTCACTGTGAGCTCAACTGAGTACCTCAAGCTCACCAATAAACTCACAAG GGATGGACCGGCCCAAGTCTTCAGTAATGTCAATGACACCCAGATCCCAGCGCTACGGGATTTCGTTCACGAGATCACCAACGTGCGCCGAGAGAGCGGCACCGAAAAACTTATCCGCAGCCTGGGAAGCTTCGTCAGCGACATCGCCAGCTATCTCTTGGATGAAGGGACAAAG AATCATGGAACACGTATGTCGGCAAAATCCATCTTTGAACACCACCTGGGTCAATTGAAGACGTCCCTCCAGCCTGTCCTTGGGACCCTACAGACCGATGTGGACCGGTCCATCAGTATCTGTATCCACCCCAAGTTGAAGGAAGGCGTGCAGGCTGCAGCCACCATGTGCCAAGCTGTTGCCAAGAAGTGGGGGGCTCCTACGTGTAAGGAGAACAG ACAAGCAGGCGGCTTACACTACAGCACATACAAGGCCACAGTACGCAGGAGTGGAGTCTACAAGTCTCCCACCTACGGTCCCATCGACATGAACGAGGACCTGTCCAGCCCTCTGTACAACACCATCACCATATCATGGCAGAAAGTCTTCGA CAATGGTACGCTGTTCTTCACGCTGGACAACTGTAAACACAGCATATTGAGTACCCTGAAAGAGTTCCTGCTGAAGTTACGTACAGAGCTGCAGGCCCTGGGCATGGATGCAGACAGGGTTAACAGGGTGGGGCAGCAACAGCTCAACTCCACCAAGATGAGG TTGGACAATGCATTAGCTGAGCTGAAGGAGTTCATCACAGCCCAGCAGAGAGAGATCAGCAGAGTGATGACCCCAGCTGTGCAGAACCGCATGGAGCCAGCTTACGAGACATGTACCAATGAGAGAGGGCCGGGCAGTTTTAACAGGATGAGGAACCACATGGACGTCCACGTGGTGTACGAGAAGGACATCATGTTTGACCAGGCCTCACAGGTCCTACTCAAGCAGCTGGCTGACTTAGAG GTTGATATTGTGGCCAGGATGCAGGTGCTGTGTGACCAGCTGTGCGCTGACCTTGCCGTGCTGTATGAGCCGTTCTGGGAGGCACCTGTACACTGTACCATACTCAAGAAACACCTCATGGATG aCATGCTGGCCATCCATGGAAAGGTAAAATCACTGTTTAAAGAGGCTGAGTTGAAAGATCTCCCACCTCTGCCTGAACCAGCACCACAGCCAGCTGTTATCAACCAGTCAGCAACTGGTACAGGCTACTCCCTGATGAACACACCAG GTTCTTCTTATACGTCCACTGGAGCCACACCTATTGGCAGCAACCCAGTCACCATGGTAACACCCACCCAGTCACTTACCTTGCGGATGAAACACGAGATGATGGACACACACAGCTATGGCGGAGCTACACCAACGACCCACCGGTACCAGTTTGGTGGAGCTACGCCAACGACCCACGAGTTTGGTGTAAGACCACAACCTGCAGGTGCTATGACTGGTACGAGATCAGGACCATCTTCCATTGGTGTTCGTAATCCTGTGACAGGCAGATTTCAGTCACACCAGGCATCTGCAAGCACATACACCAGCCAGCCTCGCGTTAAGAGAGAGGAAAGCCCACAGGTTGGCTATCTTGGGGCATTCACACCTCTGCTCAACCCTACAGCCATTAATCAATTCAGGAAGAGAACCTTGCAGGGCATGACAGGCTCAGGGAACAGCCAAGCCACCGTTCCACCTGTTTTGAAGAAGGTGAAAACAGAAGAAGGCTGCTTTGTTACTATGATGGGACAAGGTGGTCAGGTACTCAGGTTCCCTGTTGTACAGACTGCGACGCAGGTGCAACATAACAGCAGCTGCCAACACAGCCAACACACAGGTGCAGCTGCCAGTCCATTCATGCACAGAGCAGCAACACCTGCTTCCAGTCAGAGTTTGCcaaccacaacaaaaggaaGTTATGGAGGCAACACAGGGAAGCTGCCTTCAACTCAAGGTTTTGCCTCTGCCAAGTCAGGAAATACATCAGCCTCCACTTATTCCACTGGCAAATCTGTAACAAGCCAAGGCTTGTCAAGTGCTAAAGCCAAAGTTACGTCATCCAAGAGCCAGACACAAAGCTCTTCAAGTGGACGGACAGGACTCGTTGGGAAGAAGACTCCTAAGAAAGGAGGCAAAGGGAAGGGTTCCCGAGTGATCCCGGCAACAGTGCCTGCTGCAAGACAGCAGGTTAGGCCAGCAGTGAGGGTAAAGCAAGAGCCCAGATCTCCTCTGAGAGAAAATCAAAGAACGAAGAAGAGAAAATTTCAGCCAGATG agaTTATAGACCTCACCCTGGATGACTAG
- the LOC136438379 gene encoding protein starmaker-like, with protein sequence MTRKDVGVQSSESSLESDTDTEAGFIEERRKSRVKGKPSETDGGKHVKDSHSPNPKERALVQSPARPTGSLSCKNLGQNDVGKEVSGVDTAEEHADEYPLDLTLKYGQTSFENQVDQQELNQNGCELKVQTHDGKSISTEITAYNGKEAEQPDKCNQEPSIVQVTVDEQKEGIQQTVHDGENVREESSKQPSQHEKEMDSFAENGQENSAKEEDKESTTGTKTDVKEDGCLPVAPAILSNDAVEDMSGHSVQSTEDSPLDNSVPSEQNEEETPDVRGLVEDTVSPNKTVEESMDMSEEKLDESATFQTISDNGCEEGMMNITASGCVDAHAGLVGITSDVSVDDDSSLKNKEIDDVLKEEQEMKKTFNDELTDSLDVDATVKSPDPMEDSSLHAQDNMLVEDHCSLEKKEIADLLTDEQEIQEPLSDKLTDVNATVMSPKPLEDSSIHVQDNVSVEDHQGSLEKKRIANVLTNEQEIRDPFVDKLTDEDATDKSPKPMEDSSVQAQGSISAEDGHSLEMKEMADVRTDEQDDPFADKLTDKDATVMSPKPVEDSSVQAQYVLVEDHHSLQKKEIADVLTDEQEIKDPFADKLTDEDATALSPKPEEDNNIQSQDDRL encoded by the exons ATGACTCGGAAGGATGTGGGCGTCCAATCAAGTGAGTCGTCCCTGGAATCAGACACTGACACTGAAGCAGGATTCATAGAGGAAAGGAGGAAGAGCAGGGTAAAGGGGAAACCATCAGAAACAGATGGAGGTAAACATGTAAAGGATAGCCACAGTCCAAATCCCAAGGAAAGGGCACTAGTGCAATCCCCTGCAAGGCCTACAGGGTCTCTGAGTTGTAAGAATCTGGGCCAAAATGATGTGGGTAAAGAAGTAAGTGGTGTAGACACAGCAGAAGAACATGCGGATGAATACCCACTCGACTTGACCCTGAAATATGGCCAAACCAGTTTTGAAAACCAAGTTGATCAACAAGAACTGAACCAAAATGGATGTGAGCTTAAAGTCCAAACCCATGATGGGAAGTCCATCTCGACAGAAATCACAGCTTACAATGGAAAAGAAGCCGAACAGCCGGACAAGTGCAACCAAGAACCTTCTATTGTACAAGTTACAGTTGATGAACAGAAGGAAGGAATTCAGCAAACTGTGCATGATGGAGAGAATGTGAGAGAGGAGTCTAGCAAGCAACCTTCTCAACATGAAAAAGAGATGGACTCATTTGCGGAGAATGGTCAGGAAAACAgtgccaaagaagaagataaaGAGTCTACGACTGGGACAAAAACTGATGTCAAGGAGGATGGGTGTTTACCAGTAGCACCAGCAATATTGTCAAATGACGCAGTTGAAGACATGTCAGGACACTCTGTGCAATCAACTGAAGATAGCCCTCTTGATAACAGCGTGCCTTCTGAACAGAACGAAGAGGAAACTCCAGATGTGCGGGGTTTGGTAGAAGACACTGTATCACCTAACAAGACTGTGGAAGAGTCTATGGATATGTCTGAAGAGAAGTTGGATGAAAGTGCAACGTTTCAGACTATCTCAGACAACGGTTGTGAAGAAGGGATGATGAATATAACAGCAAGTGGATGTGTTGATGCACACGCAGGGCTAGTAGGGATAACAAGTGATGTGTCAGTTGACGATGACAGCAGTCTTAAGAATAAGGAGATAGATGATGTCCTTAAAGAAGAGCAAGAGATGAAGAAGACTTTTAATGACGAGCTTACTGATTCCCTAGACGTAGATGCTACAGTCAAGTCTCCTGACCCAATGGAGGATAGCAGCCTACATGCTCAAGATAACATGTTAGTTGAGGATCATTGCAGTCTTGAGAAGAAAGAGATAGCTGATCTCCTTACAGATGAGCAAGAAATACAAGAGCCCCTTTCAGACAAACTGACTGATGTAAACGCTACAGTCATGTCTCCCAAGCCATTGGAGGATAGTAGCATACATGTTCAAGATAATGTGTCTGTTGAGGATCATCAAGGTAGTCTTGAGAAGAAAAGGATAGCTAATGTCCTTACAAATGAGCAAGAGATAAGGGATCCATTTGTGGACAAACTGACAGATGAAGATGCTACAGACAAATCTCCTAAGCCAATGGAGGATAGCAGTGTACAGGCTCAAGGCAGCATATCAGCAGAGGATGGTCACAGTCTTGAGATGAAGGAGATGGCTGATGTCCGTACAGATGAGCAAGACGATCCTTTTGCAGACAAACTAACTGATAAAGATGCTACTGTCATGTCTCCTAAGCCGGTGGAGGATAGCAGCGTACAGGCTCAATATGTGTTAGTTGAGGATCATCACAGCCTACAGAAGAAAGAGATAGCTGATGTGCTTACAGATGAGCAAGAGATAAAGGATCCTTTTGCAGACAAACTGACAGATGAAGATGCTACCGCCTTGTCTCCCAAGCCTGAGGAGGATAACAACATACAGTCTCAAGATGATAG ACTCTAG
- the LOC136437792 gene encoding GTP-binding protein Di-Ras2-like, with protein MATEKKPKKAALPSGYRVVVLGDGAVGKSSLIRRFVMGSFEENLRPTLDDIYLHPLYMDGCRSRMEIVDTGGTHTFPSLRRLEISRAHALVLVYSASSLKSFIRVTDIMDSISAVGGGVHNTPIIIVGNKFDTESEKSRQVPVDQGFQLARLWNCRFMEGSVKSCSNIDVVFEKLIEQEKRWLVTLSQTSKIDAFRSKVRKAFEENTRILRSQKRGDPWRKVPPVVVGT; from the exons ATGGCGACGGAGAAAAAGCCGAAGAAAGCGGCCCTTCCCTCGGGATACCGCGTGGTCGTGCTCGGGGACGGCGCCGTGGGCAAATCGTCGCTCATCCGACGCTTCGTCATGGGGTCGTTCGAGGAGAACCTGCGGCCGACGCTGGACGACATTTACCTGCACCCGCTGTACATGGACGGGTGCCGCAGTCGGATGGAGATCGTTGACACGGGAGGAACGCACACTTTCCCGTCGCTCAGACGTCTGGAGATCTCCCGAGCACACGCACTGGTCCTCGTCTACTCCGCTAGCAGCCTCAAGTCTTTCATACGTGTCACAG ATATCATGGACTCCATCTCAGCTGTGGGAGGCGGGGTACACAACACGCCCATCATCATCGTCGGCAACAAGTTCGACACGGAGTCGGAGAAATCGCGCCAAGTTCCCGTGGACCAAGGCTTCCAGCTCGCGcgcctctggaactgcagattCATGGAGGGCTCCGTCAAAAGCTGCAGCAACATCGACGTCGTCTTCGAGAAGTTGATCGAGCAGGAGAAACGGTGGCTGGTGACGCTCTCCCAGACGTCCAAGATTGACGCCTTCAGGTCCAAGGTACGGAAAGCGTTCGAGGAGAACACACGGATTCTGCGGAGCCAGAAGCGTGGAGACCCGTGGAGAAAGGTTCCGCCCGTGGTCGTTGGGACATGA